Proteins found in one Mesorhizobium sp. CAU 1732 genomic segment:
- a CDS encoding glycoside hydrolase family 88 protein, whose amino-acid sequence MAATASDMRAILQRLVGGMTGLRHDGRFDEPNLDGTAGDYISFDSWEWPQGVGLYGLMRLYQHDRDPAVLKTVEDWYVRRIAAGLPKMNINTCGPLLALSILWSETRDPRWKPVLDQWAEMLVREMPRTPEGGFQHDVSDRINDDELWDDTLFMAALFLASYGNAAGKRSLVDEAIRQFLVHARYLADPHTGLWFHGWTFAGRHNFARALWGRGNAWITVGILDLIEFGGVPEPVRLYLLGVLEAQIDALLRLQASSGAWHTLLDDPSSYEELSATAGFGYGLMKAARLGIGPKECAAAGRKALDAVIANIDADGVLGNVSYGTRMGHDLQFYRDIPIQPTGYGQALAILCLTEGMIHAEAREKAA is encoded by the coding sequence GTGGCGGCCACGGCATCGGATATGCGCGCGATATTGCAGCGGCTCGTTGGCGGCATGACCGGCCTGCGCCATGACGGCCGCTTCGACGAGCCCAATCTCGACGGCACGGCGGGCGACTACATCAGCTTCGATTCCTGGGAGTGGCCCCAGGGCGTCGGCCTCTACGGCCTGATGCGGCTCTACCAGCACGATCGCGACCCGGCTGTCCTGAAGACCGTCGAGGACTGGTATGTGCGCCGCATCGCAGCCGGCCTGCCGAAGATGAACATCAACACCTGCGGGCCGCTTCTGGCGCTGTCGATCCTGTGGAGCGAGACGCGCGACCCGCGCTGGAAGCCGGTGCTGGACCAGTGGGCCGAGATGCTGGTGCGCGAGATGCCGCGCACGCCCGAGGGCGGCTTCCAGCACGACGTGTCCGACCGAATCAACGACGACGAATTGTGGGACGACACGCTGTTCATGGCGGCGCTGTTCCTCGCCTCCTACGGCAATGCGGCGGGCAAGCGATCTCTCGTCGACGAGGCGATCCGCCAGTTCCTCGTCCATGCGCGCTACCTCGCCGACCCGCATACCGGCCTGTGGTTTCATGGCTGGACCTTCGCCGGGCGGCACAATTTCGCGCGCGCGCTGTGGGGCCGCGGCAATGCCTGGATCACGGTTGGCATCCTCGACCTAATTGAGTTCGGCGGCGTGCCGGAGCCGGTGCGGCTCTACCTGCTCGGCGTGCTGGAGGCACAGATCGATGCGCTCCTGCGGCTTCAGGCGAGTTCCGGCGCGTGGCACACGCTGCTTGACGATCCATCGTCCTATGAGGAGCTTTCGGCCACGGCCGGCTTCGGCTACGGCCTGATGAAGGCAGCACGCCTCGGCATCGGACCGAAAGAATGCGCCGCTGCGGGGCGCAAGGCGCTCGACGCCGTCATCGCCAATATCGATGCGGACGGCGTGCTCGGCAACGTGTCCTACGGCACGCGCATGGGCCACGACCTGCAATTCTATCGCGACATCCCGATCCAGCCGACAGGCTACGGACAGGCGCTCGCGATCCTGTGCCTGACCGAAGGCATGATCCACGCCGAGGCACGGGAGAAGGCGGCATGA
- the kduI gene encoding 5-dehydro-4-deoxy-D-glucuronate isomerase, producing MTMRIIYGAAPGDVDGFGTERLRAEFLIEKLFVPGALEFAYTHVDRMIVGGAVPTSTPLRFGEGTDVGTPHFFDAREMGIANLGQAGSVTVDGTRFALANRDVVYVGRGAKEVTLESYDAARPARFYMNSVPAGADIAHRLITRAESKPLELGDEAKSNKRTLRMYIHPEVTPSCLLLMGITDLAPGSVWNTMPPHLHERRMEAYLYFDLADEDRVIHLMGRPQNTRHLIVADGDCVISPAWSIHMGSGTGPYAFVWGMTGENQAYNDVSPVPVRTLR from the coding sequence ATGACGATGCGTATCATCTATGGCGCGGCGCCCGGTGACGTCGATGGCTTCGGCACCGAGAGGCTGCGCGCGGAGTTCCTGATCGAAAAACTCTTCGTGCCCGGCGCGCTCGAATTCGCCTACACCCATGTCGATCGCATGATCGTCGGCGGCGCGGTGCCGACCAGTACGCCGCTTCGCTTCGGCGAGGGGACGGATGTCGGCACGCCGCACTTCTTCGACGCGCGCGAGATGGGCATCGCCAATCTCGGCCAGGCGGGTTCGGTCACGGTGGACGGGACGCGTTTCGCGCTCGCCAACCGCGACGTGGTCTATGTCGGGCGCGGTGCGAAGGAGGTCACGCTCGAAAGCTACGATGCGGCACGCCCCGCGCGCTTCTACATGAACTCGGTGCCGGCCGGTGCGGACATCGCGCATCGGCTTATCACGCGCGCCGAATCCAAGCCGCTCGAACTCGGCGACGAGGCCAAGTCCAACAAGCGCACGCTGCGCATGTACATCCATCCCGAGGTGACGCCGTCCTGCCTTCTCCTGATGGGCATCACCGATCTCGCGCCGGGCAGCGTCTGGAACACCATGCCGCCGCACCTGCACGAGCGGCGCATGGAGGCCTATCTCTATTTCGATCTCGCCGACGAGGACCGGGTGATCCATCTGATGGGACGCCCGCAGAACACGCGGCATTTGATCGTCGCCGACGGCGACTGCGTGATCTCGCCAGCATGGTCGATCCATATGGGGTCCGGCACCGGGCCGTACGCCTTCGTGTGGGGCATGACGGGCGAGAACCAGGCCTATAACGACGTTTCGCCCGTACCTGTGAGGACGCTGCGATGA